The Corynebacterium halotolerans YIM 70093 = DSM 44683 region CGCCACCGGCAAGGCCGACGAGATCACCCGCGTGCCCGCCCCGGAGAAGGTCGCCGCCGACTCCATCGTGGCCGTGGGCCTCGGCGACTCCGAGGACGTGACCCACGAGACCGTGCGCCGCGCCGCCGGTGCGGCCGCCCGCTCCCTGACGGGCGTGGGCACCGCCGTGACGACGGTGGGCGACTTCGGGCTCGGCCCGGCCGTCGAGGGCGTGGCACTGGGTGCCTACCAGTTCCGCGGCATCCGCAGCGAGGAGCCGACCGCCGACGCCCTGCCGGTGGAGAAGGTCATCTTCCTCGGTGACACGAAGGCCGCCAAGGATGAGTTCGTCACCGCCCAGATCACCGCCGAGTCGGTGCTGCTGGCCCGCGACCTGGTCAACACCCCGGCCTCCCACCTCTACCCCGAGGCCTACGCGGGCATCCTGGCCGCGGCGGGCAGGGACGCGGGCCTCGACGTCGAGGTGCTCGACGAGGACGCGCTGGAGAAGGAGGGCTTCGGCGGCATCCTGGCCGTCGGCCGGGGCTCTGCCCGTCCGCCGCGCCTGGTGCGCCTGAGCTGGTCGCCGCGCAAGGCGAAGACCTCGGTGGCACTGGTGGGCAAGGGCATCACCTTCGACACCGGCGGTATCTCCCTGAAGCCCGCCGCCAAGATGGAGGACATGATCTCGGACATGGGTGGCTCCGCCGCCGTGGCCGCCACGATCATCGCCGCCGCACGCCTGAACCTGCCGGTGAAGGTCACCGCCACCCTGCCGCTGGCGGAGAACATGCCGTCCGGCACCGCCACCCGCCCGGGGGATGTGATCACCCATTACGGGGGGCTGACCTCCGAGATCATCAACACCGACGCCGAGGGCCGCCTCGTGCTCGCCGACGCCCTGGCCCGCGCCAGCGAGGACGACCCCGACTACCTGGTCGAGACCGCCACCCTG contains the following coding sequences:
- a CDS encoding leucyl aminopeptidase; translation: MAKPTFQLPARGASPDLELAKKAPKNADVYLVPVFKGEEGLELPASALLDDAALRTVLETLTAVGATGKADEITRVPAPEKVAADSIVAVGLGDSEDVTHETVRRAAGAAARSLTGVGTAVTTVGDFGLGPAVEGVALGAYQFRGIRSEEPTADALPVEKVIFLGDTKAAKDEFVTAQITAESVLLARDLVNTPASHLYPEAYAGILAAAGRDAGLDVEVLDEDALEKEGFGGILAVGRGSARPPRLVRLSWSPRKAKTSVALVGKGITFDTGGISLKPAAKMEDMISDMGGSAAVAATIIAAARLNLPVKVTATLPLAENMPSGTATRPGDVITHYGGLTSEIINTDAEGRLVLADALARASEDDPDYLVETATLTGAQMVALGARTAGVMGTDEFRDRVAGTGRSVGEPAWAMPLLEEQAEELKSPVADIRNSHNSRNAGMLFAGLYLSKFIHEDIEWAHVDIAGPSFNTGGVSGYTVKRATGVPVRTFVTLLRELAEQK